CCTCGTCGGCCCCGACGTCGCGGAGATGATCCACGCGGCGACCATCGCGGTCGCCGGCGAGGTCCCGATCGACCGGCTCTGGCACGCGGTCCCCGCCTTCCCCACCGTCAGCGAGGTGTGGCTGCGGCTGCTCGAAGCCCACGGCCGCTGACCCACCCCGGTGCCCCGCCGCGATCCGGCGGGGCACCGGCACGCCTTCCTTCCCCGAAAGGGGTTCTGCCATGCGTTTCCGCTTCTCCCGCCTCGCCGTCGCCGGCGTCGCGGCACTCGCCCTGCTCGCCACCTCCGCACCGGCCACGGCCTCGGGCACCGGCGGTCCGAAGCCGACCATCGTCCTCGTCCACGGCGCGTGGGCGGACTCTTCGAGCTGGGCACCCGTCATCGAGAGGCTGCGCCGGGACGGCTACCCCGTGCGCGCCATCGCCGATCCCTTGCGGGGCCTGAGCAGCGACACCGCGTACGTCACCGCCTATCTGTCCACAATCGACGGACCGAAGGTGCTGGTCGGTCATTCCTACGGCGGTGCGGTCATCACCAACGCCGCCACGGCGGTCACCGGCGTGAAGTCGCTCGTCTACATCGCCGGATTCATCCCGGTCAAGGGCGAAACCATCGGCGAGCTGGCCGCGAAGTCGTCGACGCCGTTGCCGTTGATCACCACCCCGGTGCCCGGCGGCGCGGAGGTAACCATCGACCCTGCACAGTTCCGCGCGGCCTTCGCCGGTGACCTCGCTCCGACCCTCGCGGCCGACCTCGCCACCACCCAGCGGCCCGCCGACACCCGCGCCGTCACCGACGCCGGCGCGACCGAAGGCTTCCGGACGATCCCGTCGTGGGCGCTGCTCACCCGCCAGGACCACGCCATCAGCCCGGATCTGCAACGCTTCATGGACACGCGCGCGGGTGCTCGGGTCACCGAAGTGGACGCCTCCCACGCGGTCATGCTCAGCCGTCCGGACGTCGTCACCAAGCTCGTCGAGCAAGCCGCACGATGACGGCCGGAGTAGCCGCGCCGGCCGGTGCGGCGCCGATGACCCACCGGCAGATCCTGCAGGCCCTGTCCGGGTTGTACCTGGGGATCTTCGTGGCGATCCTGTCCTCGACGGTCGTGACGAACGCGCTGCCGACGATCGTCGCCGACCTGCACGCCGGCCAGAGCGTCTACACCTGGGTGATCACCTCGACGCTGCTGTCCACGACGGTGTCCAGCCCGGTCTGGGGCAAGCTGGCCGACCTGGTCAGCAAGAAGCTGCTGATCCAGGCCGGTCTGATCATCTTCACCGTGGGCTCGGTGCTGTCGGGCCTGTCCGCCGACGCGGGCCTGCTCATCGCGGCACGCGTGGTGCAGGGGATCGGCGCGGGCGGGCTGATGGCGCTGATCCAGGTGATCATCGCGACGATGATCCCGCCGCGGGAACTCGGGCGGTACTCCGGCTACTTCGGCGCGGTGTTCGCGGTCGGGACCAGCGCCGGGCCGCTGATCGGCGGGCTCATCGTCGACACTGACTGGCTGGGCTGGCGCTGGTGCTTCTTCGTCGGCGTGCCGTTCGCCGTCGTCGCGCTGATCGTGCTGCAGAAGACGCTGAACCTGCCGGTCACCAAGGGTTCGGTGAAGATCGACTGGGCCGGGTCCGCGCTGCTGACGGCCGCGGCGTCACTCCTGCTGATCTGGGTGACACTCGCCGGCGACCGGTACGCCTGGCTGTCCTGGCAGACCGTGGTCATGCTCACCGGTGTGCTGGTGCTGGCCTTTGCGTTCGTTGCCGTCGAACGGCGAGCCGAGGCGCCGGTGCTGCCGCTGTGGCTGTTCCGCACCCGGACCGTCGTGCTGGCGGTCATCGCGAGCCTCGCGGTCGGCGTTGCCCTCTACGCCGCGGCGACCTACGTGAGCCAGTACTTCCAGCTGGCCGAAGGAAAGTCGCCGACGATGGCGGGCATCCTGGCGCTGCCGCAGATCCTCAGCCTCGCGCTCGCGTCCAGCGTCGCCGGGCGGATCATCTCCGCCACCGGCCGCTGGAAGCCGCTCCTGGTCACCGGGGCCGTGCTGATCACCGCCGGGCTCGCGCTGCTCGGCTTCACCGAGCGGGACACGCCGTACTGGCAGCTGGCCCTGGCGATGACGTTGCTCGGCCTGGGGCTCGGTGTGCTGCTGCAGAACCTCGTGCTCGCCGTGCAGAACCAGGTGAGTCCGCGCGAACTCGGCGCGGCGACCTCGTCGGTGTCGTTCTTCCGCACGCTGGGCGGCACGATCGGCGTCTCGGCGCTGGGCGCGGCCCTGGCCGGGCAGGTCGGACACCACCTCGCGGACAAGCTGGGCTCGGCCACCGGCGATGCCCTGTCCCGGCCGGCCGAGCTGTCCGCGCCGGTCCGGGCCGTGGTCGAAGACGCCTACGGCCAGGCGACCGGCACCCTCTTCCAGTACGCGGTGCCGCTGGCGCTGGTCGCGCTGGTGTGCGTGCTGTTCATCCGGGAAGTGCCGCTGCGGACCACCAACGCCGTGCCCGAGGGTCCGCGATGACGCCGGCCGAGGAAACGATCGCCCGCCTCGAACGCGAGTTCGCCGTCTTCGTCCGCCAGGACCGCGCGGCGCTGGGACGACTCGGCCGGGAGGTGCACCCGGACCTCAAGGTCGCGGCCTACCGCCTCCTGGCCCACCTGGCGGAGCGCGGCCCGCGCCGCCCCACCGAACTCGCGTGCCACGTAGGCGTGACGTCGCCGACGATCTCGCGCCAGCTCCAGCACCTGGAGGCGCTCGGGTTGATCGAGCGGGTCGAGGCACCGGACGACGGGCGGGCGTACTCGGTGCGGTTGACGGACACGGGGCACCGCCGGGTCGAGGAGGTCCGGGTGGCGCGCGGCGGACGGCTGGGCGAGCTGCTCGGGTCCTGGGCCGAAGAGGAGGTCCGGACGTTCGCCGCGCTGCTGGCGAGGTTCAACGGCAGCGCCGCCACCCCACCTCCCCGCCGGTGCGGGGGAGCGGAGTGATGGCATGGCCTGGTCCGCGCTAGTCCGTGCTAGTCCGCGGTGAGTGCGGCCCGGATGGCGCGCTCGACGATGTCCTCGAGGGTCGCCGGGATGTCCCGGTCGGCGCCGAGATAGCGGCGGACGGCGGCGTAAGGCAAGTCGACGACGATGAGCAGGATCTCCGCCGTTCGCCGCCCGGTCGCCGCTTTGAGGTCGGTCACCAGGCGGCGGATGTGCTGGTCCCAGCGGGACTGGTCGGCCTCGCGCGCGTCCCGGCTCTCCGCGGGCCAGGCCGTGGGTTCGAAGGAGCCGAGGCCGGTCAGCAGCACCCGGGCGTCGGCCGGGTTGGCGCGGCACCAGGACACGGTCCGGCGCCCGAGAGCGACCGCCGCGGCCACCGGTTCGTCGTCGAAGAGCGGGTACAGCTCGGCGTGAAAGCTCTGCACCGCCCGGTTCCAGACCGCGGCCAGCAGGGCCGCGCGGTTCGGGAACCGGTGGTAGACGGAGCCGCTGGACACCGCGGCTTCCCGGATCACGCCGGCGATGGTGATCGCGTCGGCGCTGCCCGCGGCGAGCAGCCGGGCGGCCGCGTCGAGGATCGTCGACGTGTCGTGCACGAGGCGGGGCATGGGTTGACGGTACCGAACGCGCCTTCTAGAGTCAGCTCTCTAGAGAGCATCATCTAAGGAGTGCCATGCGGAGCCTCGTCGTCACCGGTCCCCGCGGCCTGGAATGGCAGGACAGGCCGGCGCCCGGCCTCTCGGCGTCCGGGGACGCGCTGGTGCGGCCGATCGCCTCGTCCGCGTGCGATCTCGACCGGCGGCTCGTCGTGTCGCCCGCGCCGTTCGAAGCCCCGTTCGCGCTCGGCCACGAGGCGGTCGGCGAGATCGTCGACCTCGCCGACGACGACTCCCCGCTGCGGATCGGCCAGCGCGTGGTCATCCCGTGGCACATCAGCTGCGGCACGTGCGGGAACTGCCGGCGCGACCTGCCCGGCGCCTGCGCTTCGGTGCCGCGCCTGGCGTCGTACGGCACGAGCGCCGGCGGGCTGTGGGGCGGGTTGTTCGACGAGCTGGTGCGGGTTCCGTGGGCCCGGTACGCCCTCACGCCGCTGCCACCGGCCGTCGATCCGGTCCTGGCCGCGTCGGCCTCCGACAACCTCGCCGACGCCTTCCAGGCCGTCCGGCCGACCCTCGACGCCCAGCCCGGCGCCGCAGTGCTCGTGGTCGGCGGCACGGCCAGCCTCGGGCTGCTGACCGTCCTGAGCGCCGTCGCGCTGGGCGCGGGGAGCGTCACCTACCTCGACGTCGACGAATCCCGCTGCGCCAAGGCCGCCGCCGCGGGCGCGACCGTCACCCTTGCCGCCGAGTACCCCGACCGGCTCGACGGCGCCTTCGACCTGGTCGTGGACGCCTCGGCCGCGAGCGCGGGCTTCCGGTGCGCCCTGTTGTCGACCCGCCCGGGCGGCACGTGCGTCATCCGGTCCGTCTACTTCGGAGAGCCGCGGCTGCCGTACTTCTCCTTGTACGGCACGGGGATCACCCTCGTCGTCGGACCACCCCACGCCAGTCCGCACGTTCCCGACGTGCTGAAGCTGCTGGACAGCGGAACCCTGGATCCGTCGCCGATCCTGACGGGCCCGTTCGGCTACGAGGACGCCGTCGAGGTGCTGCTGGACCCGCCGCCGGGCAAGCCGGTCTTCACGCGCTCGTGAGCCGTAGTCGACACAGTGTCGAATTTTATCGACGAGGTGTAGAGTCGAGTTCATGACGAAGCGAACCTTCCTGATCACCGGCGCGAGCAGCGGCCTCGGCCGTGCCTTCGCCGAAGGCGCGCTGGCGGCCGGTCACACCGTCGTCGGCACCGTGCGCAAGCCCGCCGATCTGGCGGCCTTCGAAGAACTGGCGCCCGGGCGCGCCCACGCGCGGCAGCTCGACGTGACCGACGACGACGCGGTCGTCGCCGTTGTCACCGAGGTCGAGCGGACCGTCGGCCCGATCGACGTGCTGATCGCGAACGCCGGCTACGGGCACGAGGGCGTGTTCGAGGAGTCCCCGATGGCCGAACTGCGCGCGCAGTTCGACGTCAACGTGTTCGGGGTGGCGGCCACCGTCCACGCTGTCCTGCCGGGGATGCGGAAGCGGCGCTCGGGACACATCTTCGCGGTCAGCTCGATGGGCGGGTTGATGACCGTGCCCGGGCTGGCGTACTACTGCGGCAGCAAATACGCGGTGGAGGGCATGCTCGAAACCCTGGCCAAGGAGGTCGCCGGGTTCGGGGTGCGGGTGACCGTCATCGAACCCGGCTCGTTCCGGACGGACTGGGCGGGCCGTTCGATGGTCCGCAGCGAGCGGTCGATCGCCGACTACGACGAGTTGTTCGAGCCGATCCGCGCGGCCCGCCAGGCGGCCAGCGGCAACCAGCTGGGCGATCCCGCGAAGGCCGCCGCGGCCGTGTTGGCGGTGGTGGAGGCGGAAAAGCCGCCGGTGCACCTGGTGCTCGGTTCGGACGCGTTGCGGCTGGTGGCGAGCGGCCGGGCCGCGGTGACCGCGGACATCGAAGCGTGGGAGGAGCTCTCGCGGTCCACGGACTTCCCGGACGGGCACCAGATCGCGGCGAACGATGCCTGAACCGGGACGCCGGCGCGCCGCACCGTCCAAAGGGGACCTGCGCGAGGCGAAGCTCCTCGAAGTCCTCGAGGAACTGCTGGCGGTGAAGAGCTTCGACGCGCTCACGACCAACGACATCGCCGAGCGCGCCGGGCTGTCCCGCGCGTCGATGTACTTCTACTTCAGCTCGAAACAGGAGGCGCTGGTCGCGCTCTTCGCCAAGACCGTCGAGGCGCTGCACGAGAAGTCCCGGGCGGCGGCCGACGATCCGGCGGCGCCTCGCGACGCGATCGCGACGGCCCTGCGCCGCACCCGCGAACGCTGGCACGAGCACGGCCTGATCATGCGCGTCGCGATCGACCAGTCCTCGGCCATTCCCGAGCTGGGTGCGCTGTGGATGGAGACCGCGGACATCTTCATCGCCGCCATCGCGACGATCCTGGTCCGCGCCGGTGTCCCGGACGAGGAAGGCCCCGACGGCGCACGGGCGATCGCGGGCGCGCTGTGCTGGATGATCGAGCGGACGTTCTACCACGCGTCGGCGGTGTCCCCGGCGGCGCTGGACCAGGCGTCGGAGACCTGCCGGGTGGTGTGGCTCCGCGCGGCGGGCATCCGGCCCTGACCGGCGGACGTCGGGCGGGCCCGCTCGGCCTCACGCGGGAGGCGCCGCCAAGGAGGCGATGAAGTGCCCGGCTGCCGCGTCGACCTCGGCGGCCGGGGTGAGCAACCGTTGCAGCAACAGTCCTCGCAAAGCCGCGACGGCGATGACGCTCCGCTGCCGCGCCTCCGTCGCCGTGGACCCCTCACGCAGAGCCGCCGCTTCGAGGAGGCGCGTCAGGTCGTCGAGGTCGGCGACGAACTCTCGGAATGCGCCGGGCTCGTAGACCGCGAGTCCGACCAGGCGGAAGAAGGCGCGGGTCCGATCTTCGTGCGCGTCGTTCGCGTAGAAGTTCCAGATGGCTTCGCACAACGTCGCGAACCCGGGTGCGTCGCCGGTCGCGGCGATGACGCGGTTGTCGCGGCGGCGTGCTTCCGAAAGCACGGCGCCCAGCAGCCCCGGCCGTGATCCGAAGTGGTAGGTCAGCAGCGTGTGGTGCACGCCGAGCCGCTCCGCCACCTGGCGCATCGAGAGGTTCGGTCCGGGGCCACCCTCGCCGAACTCGTCGAACAAGGCCTGCAACAGGCGCTCCCGTCCTTCCCCGACCGGCGATCGCACGCTGCCTCCCTTGACGAGTTCACCACTGTTGAGTATGTTACCGCAGATCGAATTCACCACTGTTTAGGACGAGGTCCGGGAGGTTCGTTGACCGACGTGTGGTTCGCCGGCGGCGTGGTGGCGGACGGATCGGGCGCCGACCCGGCCGCGTCCGACGTGTGCGTGACGGACGGGATCATCACCGCGATCGGCCGGGCCCCGGCGGGCGCGACGACGGTCGACCTCGACGGCATGCTGCTGACCCCGGGACTGATCGACGCGCACGTCCACCTGGGTCTCTCCAGCCCGATCCGGGCGCAGTTCGGGTTCCAGCTCTCGGCCGCCGAACTCGCGGCCGACATCTTCGCCACCGCGGGCCACGCGCTCGACGCGGGCTTCACGACGGTGCGCGACACCGGCGGCATCGACGCCGGAGTCGTCGACGTCATCGCGAACGGCAAGGTGCGAGGTCCGCGGGTCCTCTCGTGCGGTCCGGTGCAGTGCCAGACCGGTGGGCACGGCTACTACGGGGCGGCGTGGGAACCGACCGAGCTGTGGAACGCCCACCACATCCCCGGGCTCTGCGCCTTGTCGCTGGTGTCGGGCAATGCCGACGAGCTGCGGCGCAACGTCCGCGAGTCGTTCCGCCGTGGTGCGACGTTCGTGAAGCTGTGCGTCACCGGCGGTGTCGTCGGGGGACACGACCGCCTCGCCGACACCCAGTTCTCGACCGAAGAGATCGCCGTGGCCGTGGAAGAAGCGGCCGCGCGCGGCACCTACGTCACGGTTCACGCGCACAACAACGCGGGCATCCGCAACGCCGTGCGGGCCGGCGTCCGCTGCGTGGAACACGGCACCGGCATCGACGAGCCGACGGCCCGGTCGATGCGGGAGCACGACGTGGCGCTGGTCCCCACCTTCGCCGTGATCGAACAGCTCACGGACACCGAAAGCATGGACCTGGGCCCCGAGGCGCGGGACCGCGTCGCCGGCGTCCGTCAGCGCATGGCCTCGGCACTCGGGATCGCTCGCGCGGCGGGCTTGAGGATCGGACTGGGCTCGGACCTCATCGGGCCGCACCAGCGGCGCCGAGGCGAGGAGCTGCGCCTGCGCGCCGAGCTGGAGTCGCCCATGCACGCGCTCGTCTCGGCCACCAGCGTCAACGCCGGCATCCTCGGCCTGGGCGAGACCGTCGGGACGATCCGTGTCGGGATGCGGGCCGACATGGTCGCGTGGCACCGGGACCCGCTGCGAGACGCGAAGGTGTTCGCCGATCCGGAGATGGCCGTTCTCGTCGTGAAGGACGGCCGCGTCATGAAAGGGAAAGCTCGATGAGCGGAATGCTGAACGGCTGCTTCGCGGACACGGAGTACCTCGAAATCACGGCGCGGTCGGGGCACCGCTACGGCGTCTGGGTGACCACACCCCCCGGGTACGAGGACTCCACCGACCCCCTGCCGCTGATCTACGTGGTGGACGGCAACTGGGCCGTCGGCCTCACCTCGCCCCTCATCGTCGTCCAGGCGGACCCGTACCTGACGATCGCGCCGTACATCCAGGTGAGCGTCGGTTACGCCGGTGAGGAGGCCGCGGACTGGGCGCGGCTCCGCAATCGCGATCTCGTGCCGCCGGGGGAACGAGTCAGCGACGAGATGGTGGCCGTGCTGGCAGCGGCGCGCGACTCGGGTGCGATGACCCAGGAGAACATGGACGCCTACCTCGCGGAGCTGGCGGACTCCCACGCCGACGTCTTCCTCGACTTCCTGACCGGCGAGCTCCACCCGCACCTGCGGTCGCGGCTCCGGGTCAGCGAGTCCGGGCACGGCCTGTTCGGCTACTCCTACGGAGGCCTCTTCACCCTCTACGCGTGGCTGCGCGAGGCGGCCCCGTTCGCGACCTTCGGCGCGGGCAGTCCCGGCGTCGCGGTCGAGGACAGCCGGGTTTTCGCCCTGGTCGAGAACCTGCCGGCACCCAGCGAAGACTCAGCCTCTCTGCACGTCACGCTGAACGAAGTCGAACTGCTGGGAGCCGTCCCGCTCTACCGCGCGGTGGCGCGCAACGCTCTCGCGGTGGTGGAACAGTTGCACGCCAAGGGGCGATCGCGGGATGTCACGACGGAGATGTTGCACGAGACGCACCTCACCGGGCTGCAGGCTTCGTTTCTGAGCTACCTGAAGACCTGTCATTCCCGTTGAGCGCCGCCTCCGTGCCCGGGAAGGGTGTTCAGAGGTAGCCGATGCCGGTCAGTTCTTCGGCCGCCGCCCAGAGCCGCTTTCCGACGGCCGGGTCGGCCGCTCGCGGGTTGAGCCGGGCTTCGGTGACGCGGCCGCGCGTCTCGGCGAGCCCGGCCGGTCCGAAGAACTGGCCGCCCCGCACACCGTCCGCGGTCGCGGCGTAGAGCTGCGGCAGCGCACCCCGTTCCACCGGCTGGGTGGCCAGCAGGCCGAGCCGCGCGATCGCCCGCCCCGCCCGGCCACGGTGTTCCCAGGCGCGCGGGGTCAAGTTGGTCCGGGTGACCCCGGGGTGGGCCAGTACGCTGACGACCGGCGAGCCGGCGGAACGCAGGCGGCGGTCCAGCTCCAGGCCGAAGATCGTCGTGGCGAGCTTGGACCTGCCGTAGGCGGCGGCGGCCCGGTAGCCGCGTTCGAACTCCAGGTCGTCGAAGTCCAGGCTCGCGTTCTTGTGGGTGATCGAGCTGAGGCTGACCACGCGGGCTTCCCGTGCCGCGGCCAGGTTGTCGAGCAGCAGGCCGGTCAGGGCGAAGTGGCCCAGCACGTTCGTGGCGAACTGAAGCTCGAAACCGTCGGCCGAGGTGCGGCGCGGGCCGAGCAGGACCACGCCGGCGTTGTTGACGAGCAGGTCGATCGCCGGGTGGTCGACGACCAGCTTCGCGGCGAACGCGCGTACGGAGTCGAGGGAGGCCAGGTCGAGCTCGCGCACCTCGGTGTCGCCGTCGATCCGGCGGGCGGCCCGCTCGCCGGCGGCGGTGTCACGGACGGCGAGGACGACGTGGGCGCCGTGGCGGGCCAGTTCGGTGGCGGTGACCAGGCCGAGGCCCGAGTTCGCGCCGGTCACGACGGCGACGCGGCCGCTCTGGTCGGGCATGCGGTCGGCGGTCCATCCGGTCATCTGCTGCTCCTGAAGGGGTCGGTGCGCTGTGCCGACGACGTTAGGAGCGATCCGGGCGGGCTCGGTCGCTTTCGGTTGCCTGGGACTGCGAGACCTACCTTGGGCCGCCGCGGAGGAGTCACACTGGTGGCATGAGCAGTCCGCATCCCTACGCTCGCGAACTCGGGGAATTCCTGCGCGCCCGGCGCACCCGGCTGAGTCCGCGCGACGTCGGCCTGGAACCGGGCAGCCGGCGGAAGGTCACCGGGCTGCGACGCGAGGAGATGGCGCTGCTGGCCGGGCTGAGCACCGACTACTACCAGCGGATCGAGCAAGGCCGCGAGGTTCGCCCGTCCGACGACGTCCTGGCGGCGCTCGCCGGCGTGCTCGGCCTCGGCGACGAGGAACGCCGGCACCTGTTCACCCTGGGGCACGCCGCCCGTCGTCCGGCGCCCGCCCCGGTGGATCGCGAGCCGGAGCGGGTGCGGGACCGCACCCGCCGGCTGCTGCGGGTGATCGACACCCCCGCGGTCGTTCTGGGCAGGCACCTGGACCTGCTCGACTGGAACCCGATGGCCGAGGCGTTGCTCGGCGAACCGGACGCCTATCCGCCGGACCGGCTCAACATGCTCCTGCTGCTGTTCGACGACGCGCTGACCGGCCGGCGGAGCTGCCCGGACTGGGAGGAGCAGGCCCTGGACTACATCGGCATGCTGCGGGCCGCCGTCGCCGCGGACCCGACCCACCCCCGCGCCACCGCGATCGTCGGCGAACTGAGCATCCGCAGCGCGGAGTTCCGCCGGTTGTGGGCCCGCCACGACGTCCGCGAGTCGGTGAGCGGAACCAAGACCTTCTCGGTGCCCGAGGTGGGCGACATCCGCCTGGACTGGGACACCTATCCGCTGCCCGGCAACCCCGGACCGGTGATGCTGGTGTTCACGGCCGAGCCGGGCAGCACCGACGAGGACCGGCTGCGGCTCCTGGCGTCGTGGCACGCGTCCCGCTCCCCGTTCGCCGACGAGCTCCCGGCCTGGCGCACCGGGGCACCGGATAGCGGGGCAGGTTGACCCGGACCCGGACGGTGTCGCTGAACCCGGTTCCACGAAGCTTGACGTCGTCGCCGAGACCAGGTCACCGGTCTCGGGATCGTGGCCGCCGAGCAACGGCCTGCCGGCCTCGGATGATCATTTCGGTGGTCTGCATGAGGGCGTGCTCGCAGCAGTAGTCCGGGCGTTCGCGAGGCAGGGAGGGTACACAGGAGCGTGGCGACGAGGCCTTCGCGGCCGGTGGCGGCAACGCTCGTCGCCGATCGACTTTGTGGCGTCGGTGGGGTCATGAGCGCTGTGGGCGCGGTGATCAAGGGGTCCTTGTGGCAACAGGATGGCTGGCGAGCTTCGCGAGCGCCTTCAGAAAAGCGTCTTCAGAGACGACTGGGACGCCGCATTCATGGGCACGTTTGGCTTTGCCCGACATGGAGTCCGGGTCGGCCGCGGCTAGGACACGCGTCTGCTTGCTGACCGCCCCGGTGACGCGGATGCCTGCCGCGGTGGCTTCGGCCGCGATGTCGGCGCGTTGGCGCTTCATGTCGCCGGTCAGGACCACCTTGTCGCCCGGTCGCAGGACCAGTCCGCCGATCTTGTGTTCCCTGTCGGGTGCCGGGTCCCGCACGGCGTCGCGTTCCTCGTCGAGGATGGATTCGACGATCGCCGGATCAAGGGCCAGGAGGGTGGCGACTGTGAGCAGGTCGTTGCGCTCCCCGTCGGTGACCACTTGGTCGGCCCAGGCTTCGCGGGCCAGGTCGCGTAGGTAGCTCAGGTGCAGGGCCACGACTTCGTTCTTGTGCAGGCCGAGGTCGTGGGCGATCTCGACGAGCGCGTCGCCTTCGGTTGCTGAGATCTGCCGGTCGAGCAAGGCGTCGTCGAGCATCGCGTAGTAGGCGTCGACGACCGGTTCGCCGTCTCGCGGCATCCGCTCGACGAGCTTGGCAAGGAAATGTGGTTCGATTTGTCCGATCGCCGCACGGTGAACTGCCGGGGTGCGACGCCGTTCCAAGTGCGCCCAGGCCCAGTTCGCGGCGTGCAACTGGGCATCCGTGGCACCCACGGCGCTCGGCGCATGCCGCAGGAGGAAACCAAGCAGTTCGCCCGCTCCTCGCGCGTCGTCGAGTGCGGTGTGCCACGCACGTTCGGGCAGCCCTGCGGCCGCACAGCAGTCGATCAGGGAACGTCCGGAACTCAGCCGCGCCCGGCCGGCGGCTCGCATGGTGCACAGCCCGGCGTCGGGTGCGAACGGCGTGTCGATACCCAGCCGGCCAAACTCGGCACGTAGGTGCATCGCGTCGAAGGTCCAGTTGTGCGCCACCACCACGCGCCCGGCCAGCCGCTCGACGAGGTCGCCGGCGAGTTGCTCGAACCGGGGCGCTCGGCGTGCGTCGGCAGCGCGGATGCCGTGGATGGCCTGGGGTCCCAGGTCGCGGTCGGGGTTGACGAGCGTCACCCAGTCGTCGGTGATGTTTCCGTGCGGGTCTACGTGGACGACGGCGATCTCGGCGATGCGGTGATGCCAGCCGGTCAGGATGCCGGTGGTTTCGGTGTCGATGACGGCGTACCCGCGTGCGGTCGTCACAGCGGCAGCCGGTTGGTGCTGCCGGCTTGGACCGCGGCCAGCCACTGGGGCGGCAGCGGGTCGGGATCGCCGTGTTCGGCTCGCACGTAGCGGCGCCGGTTCTTCACCTGCTCGGTTTCCGCCCAGAGGGACACCAGCCATCTCAGGGTGCGGGCGATCGGCAGGATCTCGGACACCACGGGCGTGCCGGGCGCGCTCGAAATGCCGGCGATGCGCTGCAGGGACGCAAAGTCCTGGACCTCGGCGTCGTCGGGAAGGTCGTGTGTCCATTCCAGGGGAGTGATCGTCTTGCTGTTCTCGCGTGCGGCCTCGACCGTGACGGCGTATTGCTGCCGTCGCCGGGTTGTCTCGTGAAACGCGTCCACCGGTGAGAACAGTTGCCGCTTCCACCACCCGTCTTCGACGTCCACCTTCGCCGTTGCGGTCAGCTGGTCAAGCCATTCCTGCAGGCGCTGGGGGTGAACGGCCGCGATCGCACGACGTTCGACGAAGGCCAGGACACGTCGCGCCGCGTCCTGGGAGCCGAACACGTCGCTCGCGGGGTAGATCCACGCTCCCGTCGGATCGCCGGCCGGGCTTACGTGCCAGGTTGCCACCGACTCGATCTCGTGGTCCCCAGCACCTACGCAAAGTATCGCGCTTCCCGGGGCCCACAACGCTGTCAGTTCCTCGAGCGGTTCTATTGTCGCCGGGTCCGTCACCGAGCGCCTCCTTTCGTCGACCAACATCAAGTCGTCGATGGGCCCCAGTTGTTACATCCACCGTCCGAACTCGACCTCGAGCATGTCGAACGCATCGAAGTCGCGGACGATGGCAAGCCTCGGCCCGGAGTCGATCGCCGGCCCGGGCTTCGCGGCGGGCACGGCGCTGGCGTTGTCGAATGAGTTCGGGCCGCTGGTCTGAAGGAGGACGAGCCGGTACTCGCGTGCCTGTAGCTGGCTGGAGTCATCTGATCTGTCACCGGAATCCCGCCTGACACGCTGGTCGTCGATGACGACCGATGAAGTGAAGACCAAGAGGGCGGTAGCTCCGTGCGATTTGGAGAGCGTATATACGGTAATCGAGCCGTCTGGTTCTAAGGTGGCTGGCAGCGCGTCGGACTGTGCCTGACCAATATTAACGCCCCAGATCGCATGGTCGAAGTAGTTCTAGAAGTGTTCTCGCGTCTTCTTTCGCCATCGCAGCTTCACTTCGGGGATGGTTGCACAAGGTTGGAACTGTAAAGAGTGGAACGGCGGCGAGCAGGGGGCGGGACGGTCAGGCGCACGGGTTTCCTTCACGGCGCGTGCGACCTGGCCGAGTCTTCTGGCGGCGTCGCCACCCGCGTAACCCGCGCAAGT
The window above is part of the Amycolatopsis camponoti genome. Proteins encoded here:
- a CDS encoding alpha/beta fold hydrolase — its product is MRFRFSRLAVAGVAALALLATSAPATASGTGGPKPTIVLVHGAWADSSSWAPVIERLRRDGYPVRAIADPLRGLSSDTAYVTAYLSTIDGPKVLVGHSYGGAVITNAATAVTGVKSLVYIAGFIPVKGETIGELAAKSSTPLPLITTPVPGGAEVTIDPAQFRAAFAGDLAPTLAADLATTQRPADTRAVTDAGATEGFRTIPSWALLTRQDHAISPDLQRFMDTRAGARVTEVDASHAVMLSRPDVVTKLVEQAAR
- a CDS encoding MDR family MFS transporter, whose amino-acid sequence is MTAGVAAPAGAAPMTHRQILQALSGLYLGIFVAILSSTVVTNALPTIVADLHAGQSVYTWVITSTLLSTTVSSPVWGKLADLVSKKLLIQAGLIIFTVGSVLSGLSADAGLLIAARVVQGIGAGGLMALIQVIIATMIPPRELGRYSGYFGAVFAVGTSAGPLIGGLIVDTDWLGWRWCFFVGVPFAVVALIVLQKTLNLPVTKGSVKIDWAGSALLTAAASLLLIWVTLAGDRYAWLSWQTVVMLTGVLVLAFAFVAVERRAEAPVLPLWLFRTRTVVLAVIASLAVGVALYAAATYVSQYFQLAEGKSPTMAGILALPQILSLALASSVAGRIISATGRWKPLLVTGAVLITAGLALLGFTERDTPYWQLALAMTLLGLGLGVLLQNLVLAVQNQVSPRELGAATSSVSFFRTLGGTIGVSALGAALAGQVGHHLADKLGSATGDALSRPAELSAPVRAVVEDAYGQATGTLFQYAVPLALVALVCVLFIREVPLRTTNAVPEGPR
- a CDS encoding MarR family winged helix-turn-helix transcriptional regulator, with product MTPAEETIARLEREFAVFVRQDRAALGRLGREVHPDLKVAAYRLLAHLAERGPRRPTELACHVGVTSPTISRQLQHLEALGLIERVEAPDDGRAYSVRLTDTGHRRVEEVRVARGGRLGELLGSWAEEEVRTFAALLARFNGSAATPPPRRCGGAE
- a CDS encoding TetR/AcrR family transcriptional regulator; amino-acid sequence: MPRLVHDTSTILDAAARLLAAGSADAITIAGVIREAAVSSGSVYHRFPNRAALLAAVWNRAVQSFHAELYPLFDDEPVAAAVALGRRTVSWCRANPADARVLLTGLGSFEPTAWPAESRDAREADQSRWDQHIRRLVTDLKAATGRRTAEILLIVVDLPYAAVRRYLGADRDIPATLEDIVERAIRAALTAD
- a CDS encoding zinc-dependent alcohol dehydrogenase, translated to MRSLVVTGPRGLEWQDRPAPGLSASGDALVRPIASSACDLDRRLVVSPAPFEAPFALGHEAVGEIVDLADDDSPLRIGQRVVIPWHISCGTCGNCRRDLPGACASVPRLASYGTSAGGLWGGLFDELVRVPWARYALTPLPPAVDPVLAASASDNLADAFQAVRPTLDAQPGAAVLVVGGTASLGLLTVLSAVALGAGSVTYLDVDESRCAKAAAAGATVTLAAEYPDRLDGAFDLVVDASAASAGFRCALLSTRPGGTCVIRSVYFGEPRLPYFSLYGTGITLVVGPPHASPHVPDVLKLLDSGTLDPSPILTGPFGYEDAVEVLLDPPPGKPVFTRS
- a CDS encoding oxidoreductase translates to MTKRTFLITGASSGLGRAFAEGALAAGHTVVGTVRKPADLAAFEELAPGRAHARQLDVTDDDAVVAVVTEVERTVGPIDVLIANAGYGHEGVFEESPMAELRAQFDVNVFGVAATVHAVLPGMRKRRSGHIFAVSSMGGLMTVPGLAYYCGSKYAVEGMLETLAKEVAGFGVRVTVIEPGSFRTDWAGRSMVRSERSIADYDELFEPIRAARQAASGNQLGDPAKAAAAVLAVVEAEKPPVHLVLGSDALRLVASGRAAVTADIEAWEELSRSTDFPDGHQIAANDA